From Armatimonadota bacterium, a single genomic window includes:
- a CDS encoding zinc metallopeptidase yields the protein MPFVYYDPTYILLLPAIALALYAQYKVSSTFNRYAQVPLQRGLTGAEVAAELLRRRGLGHVRIEPVHGLLADHYDPRTKTLRLSPAVYGSASVAAAGVAAHEAGHAFQDRERYAPLALRSAIVPVAQVGTPAAWILFLLGLVLGAPRLVDLGILIFLGYVLFALVTLPVEFNASSRAVAVLQGEGLVLPQEADGVRAVLNAAALTYVAAAAMAVLQLVRLLVLRSAMREE from the coding sequence ATGCCGTTCGTCTACTATGACCCGACCTACATCTTGCTGCTGCCGGCGATCGCGCTGGCGCTGTACGCGCAGTACAAGGTGAGCAGCACCTTCAACCGGTACGCCCAGGTGCCCCTGCAGCGCGGGCTCACCGGCGCGGAGGTGGCCGCCGAGCTGCTGCGCCGACGGGGGCTTGGCCACGTGAGGATCGAGCCGGTGCACGGCCTGCTGGCCGACCACTACGACCCGCGCACGAAGACGCTGCGCCTCTCCCCCGCCGTCTACGGGAGCGCGTCGGTGGCCGCCGCCGGCGTCGCCGCCCACGAGGCCGGGCACGCCTTCCAGGACCGGGAGCGCTACGCGCCCCTGGCGCTGCGCTCGGCCATCGTGCCGGTGGCCCAGGTGGGGACGCCCGCCGCCTGGATCCTCTTCCTGCTCGGGCTGGTCCTGGGCGCGCCGCGCCTGGTGGACCTGGGGATCCTGATCTTCCTGGGCTACGTGCTCTTCGCCCTGGTGACGCTGCCGGTGGAGTTCAACGCCAGCAGCCGGGCGGTGGCTGTGCTGCAGGGCGAGGGGTTGGTCCTGCCGCAGGAGGCCGACGGCGTGCGCGCCGTGCTGAACGCCGCCGCGCTCACCTACGTCGCCGCCGCGGCCATGGCCGTGCTGCAGCTCGTCCGCTTGCTGGTCCTGCGGAGCGCGATGCGGGAGGAGTGA
- the rsmB gene encoding 16S rRNA (cytosine(967)-C(5))-methyltransferase RsmB, whose product MTGAADARETIFTVLRRVEAGQAYSTALLHHTLARTRHTPADRAFITEVVLGTLRQRGRLDHALNAVLPRGLATLPVAIQVILRLGLYQLWFLDRVPDAAAVDTSVELARRHGHRGTAGLVNAVLRRLAAAGEPPPPDPAADPAGHLAVVYSHPRWLVERWLRRWGWEETARLCAANNTPPPSTLRVNRLRATPDEVAERLRARGMAVAPGVVPEALRVRGPLDERLDLYRDGLVTMQDEGSMVVARAVDPRPGETVLDAAAAPGGKATHLAELMENCGRVIACDVQPGRLRLVAQQVARLGLDIVEAHHLDAREAGRRFAGAADRVLLDAPCTGTGVVRRRPEIRWRLRPSAPTEMAARQAALLAGVRGAVRPGGRLVYAVCSLEPEEGPEVVEGFVRRYPAFRVEETRTLLPHRDDTDGFYLAVLERTGRAA is encoded by the coding sequence GTGACGGGCGCCGCCGACGCCCGCGAGACCATCTTTACCGTCCTGCGCCGCGTCGAGGCCGGGCAGGCCTACAGCACGGCGCTCCTCCACCACACCCTGGCGCGGACGCGCCACACCCCCGCCGACCGGGCCTTCATCACCGAGGTCGTGCTGGGGACGCTGCGGCAGCGCGGCCGCCTCGACCACGCGCTGAACGCCGTGCTGCCGCGGGGCCTCGCCACCCTCCCCGTGGCCATCCAGGTGATCCTGCGCCTGGGCCTCTACCAGCTCTGGTTCCTCGACCGGGTACCGGACGCGGCGGCCGTGGACACGAGCGTCGAGCTGGCCCGCCGCCACGGCCACCGCGGGACCGCGGGGCTGGTGAACGCCGTGCTGCGGCGCCTGGCCGCCGCCGGCGAGCCGCCGCCGCCCGACCCCGCCGCCGACCCGGCCGGCCACCTGGCCGTCGTGTACTCACACCCGCGCTGGCTGGTGGAGCGGTGGCTGCGCCGCTGGGGGTGGGAGGAGACGGCCAGGCTGTGCGCGGCTAACAACACCCCGCCGCCCTCCACGCTGCGCGTGAACCGGCTGCGGGCCACCCCCGACGAGGTGGCGGAGCGGCTGCGCGCCCGGGGCATGGCCGTCGCGCCGGGGGTGGTCCCCGAGGCGCTGCGCGTGCGCGGCCCGCTGGACGAGCGCCTCGACCTCTACCGGGACGGCCTGGTCACCATGCAGGACGAGGGGTCGATGGTGGTGGCGCGCGCCGTCGACCCGCGTCCGGGCGAGACGGTGCTGGACGCGGCCGCCGCGCCCGGCGGCAAGGCCACCCACCTGGCGGAGCTGATGGAGAACTGCGGACGGGTCATCGCCTGCGACGTCCAGCCGGGGCGGCTGCGGCTGGTGGCGCAGCAGGTGGCGCGCCTGGGGCTCGACATCGTGGAGGCCCACCACCTGGACGCCCGGGAGGCGGGGCGGCGCTTCGCCGGGGCGGCCGACCGCGTCCTGCTCGACGCGCCGTGCACGGGGACCGGCGTGGTGCGGCGGCGGCCGGAGATCCGCTGGCGCCTGCGCCCCTCGGCCCCGACGGAGATGGCCGCGCGCCAGGCCGCCCTCCTGGCCGGGGTCCGTGGCGCGGTGCGCCCGGGCGGGCGCCTGGTCTACGCGGTCTGCTCCCTCGAGCCGGAAGAGGGGCCGGAGGTCGTGGAGGGGTTCGTGCGCCGCTACCCGGCCTTCCGGGTGGAGGAGACCCGCACCCTGCTGCCGCACCGGGACGACACCGACGGCTTCTACCTGGCGGTGCTGGAGCGAACGGGGAGGGCGGCATAG